agggaggcagaatggcatatctgggggagttgaAGTGGTGTATAgcggaggtagagtggtgtatgggggtattatgaatttcagagtggcatatctgggggaggcagagtggtgaatcagggagtataatgaatttcagagtggtaCAGGGCACTtatgggaggcagagtggcatatcagggtacacagtggcatatagggaggtataaagcataaatgggggcgagtggcatattggaagttataaggcatatagggggtataaggcatatcgagaTTAGGCATaccaggggggcataagacatatctggggctaaaaggtatatcagggggctcagctgcatatcactggcatataaggaatataaggcatatcgggggcacagtggcatatcagggggcacagtggaatctctggcatataggaggtataaggcatatctgggggcagagtggcaagctgggggtcagatgtgcagtttggtaaataaaagaaaatataaacaaggcttttttctcatagtttttattaagtatgaattaatattttctaataactttgtattaaaacctagtttgagaaacactgtttgggttcttgtagcttttattattatgtcagtaaaacaagaaggtgaatagagaggccattgcgataaagagatgaaagtgtaaattgtatggtttttttattacattattttaaatttaaaaaaaaaattgcaatttttttatccgattaatcgaaaaaataatcgaccAACTAatagattattaaaataatcgttagttgcagccctactcacGTCATAGTTCTCTTCTTGAAGGTTACTTGTGCCATGGAGTATGAGCACCTTTATTTATCACATGGCTTGTCCCCACTGACGAGGGGAGTTTGTAACCACGTCATATCGCTGTATAACACCTTGTACTTACCGCACCGGTTTTCGCGCTATTCTTGCTCCGTGTTCATTTAGCTCTGTAACCATGTATCACTGATGTACTGCCTGCATGCTTGCATAGTGTGAACTGTACCTGCTCCCACCCTTCCCCTCTCCCACCCCCCCTTTTTGATTTTCTGTACCCTTCCCTTGTTCCTTAAAATCTTAAAAActcaataaacattgatttaccaTAAAAATTTTACAGTTTTCTGGCTTTCGTGCCGGAAGCGgttacatcagatcggacagcacaaagccagcgatgctggcttctgctgtcaggggggagtccagacAGCCTgttctcccgtgcagcggcagggatctGTCTCTGCCGCTGCAAAAAAGGGCAGGAcataccagtacgtccataggggactgaaagggttaaatatgaatagtttacatgtgacttaatatttactaacaaaacttttttaggtattaaaacctagtttgagaaattaGAAATATTGAGTTTGGGTTCttatccctttttaaatatagcttttattatgtcagtaaaataagaagggtattagagaaatgccattgtggcAGAGAAGTGTGTGGTGTGCAGTGTACAGTGacacatgttaatgtaaattttaagtttttttattctgctgtttgtttttaacacccaatttgttcattaaattattttaaacgaGTTAAAaatgtgcttattttttttatctgattaatcggctaactaatcaattatgaaaataattgttagttgcagccctacctcAAACAACCCAAGAAGCCTATGCATGAGTAGCAtcattgtactcaggagatgttgctgaacacatattgaggtgttttCCAGTACCTGGTATATGTTATTTTGTGGGGGTGCACTAAATTAGAAGGCAAAGttgaagaaaaaacacaaaaaccgcTCTGGTCAATTATTTAGCGCAAACATGCTTAAAAAGAAACACTGGTCCTGAAAGGCTTAAGTAATGCCAAGGATATCAAGTAATAAACATAAGacaattcttaaaaataagattGCCAGAAGAGAACAAGTAGCTTAATATTtcagttaaatatttttgtattataaacACATTGCTCAAGTCATTTAGCAGTTTTTATTATGGAATGTGATTATTTCTATGCCACCCCCTTGGGGTTCCAACAATACCTATGCTCTTTACCATCTCCACTTAACTCCTGCATATCCTCCTCACTTAAGTCAAAGTCCCAAACATCAAAATTGCTTTTAATTCTACTAGGGTCTGCAGACTTGGGTATAACCCCTACACCTTGTTTAAGAGCCCAACGCAGCAGCACTTGGGAGGTTGTTTTTCTATGGGCTTTTGCTACTTTCTTCACCTCCTCCTTATTTAATAGATCTCCACACCCCAAAGATGAGTAAGCCTGTAGGGAGACACCATTTTCCCTACACCAGTTTAGGAGGGATTTTTGTGGAAGCCACGGGTGAAACTCCACTTGCAATACAGCAGGCCATACACGGCATGTTGTTAAGAGTTCTGCCAAGTGAGTCTCTGTATAGTTGGATACCCCCACGGCTCTTATATACCTTGCTTCATAAAGATCTTCCATTGACTTCCAggcttcttgtcttgcctttGCATTACGGGCATCATCACTCTTCCAGCCTTGCCTGCCCGGCCAGTGTATCAAATAGAGATCAAGGTATTCACACCCTAATCTTTCCAAACTACGTAGACAGGCTTCTCGTGCTCCCTTGCCCAGATCAGCAGGAGAAAGCTTACTGGTAATGAAAATATCAGAGCGTGTTAGACCGTGAAGAGGCAAAAGCTGGTGCAAAGCATGACCCAGCTCTTCTTCGTTTCTGTAAACACTAGCAGTGTCAAATAATCGGTAGCCACATGCAAGGGCAGCGTCCACAGACTGTGTAACATCCTGGAGCCCACGCAAGTGGAAGGTACCCAGTCCCAGAAGGGGCATGGTTACACCATTATTAAGGGTTACAGTCtctgaaaaacctgcaaaaagagggaaaaaaggtGATAAAACTATAAGGAGACAAAACTAATTTAGAAAATGCAAGTCTTCAATGCATCAACCATATGCAAGACTATACCCTAAAGCTGCCCATCTTCTCACACCTTAGTGAATAAGACAGGCTTATTGAAGTTCCTTGCCAACGAAATAGAAGCACAATCCAACGCAATTATTTCAACTTCCATCTCGCAGTTATTATACACCTTACAAATTAGCTCATGTTGTCGCCCCCACAAGCCCATGGGTCATATATCACCGCCTTAAAACGTTAATCAAGTTGTATGCCCAGAAGCAATAGCAGCAAATAAACAGGAAGAGGAGAGCACACCAAtctcaaaaagaaacaaattacaaaGATGTTGCAAATAGATAAGGGCTGGCCTGTATGATGTCTGTACAttacatgaaaaagaaaatgtggatACATTCAAATGACAAAAACAGCCTTAGGATATTGCAGGTAATTAAGTAAcacaaactaaaacacaaaagcctTCTTCAAGTCTTAAGTACAACTACGTTGGGGCACAAATCCaatcaaaattaattaaatgagcTGCAGTGCAGTGTCTAACTTAGGTCAAAATCATTCGAAAATGCAACTTTTACAGAAGCAGAGCAAGTGAGAACAACAAATCAgacgttaaaataaaaaataacaaactgaAGTCTCAGTCCCTCCTTCCGACACGCATGTAACAGATACAGACATAAAGCCAATAAAGATGATTTCCTCTCAGTGCTCGGTAAAGCGTTTATCTAAGGAACAACCTTacttttgttataaaatatagGGCTAGGGTTTCCAGATCGGCATAACCAAAACAATGgacataaaaaacataagttTGCTACTaattaaatgtgtgtttgtgcttATAAAAGGCGAAGTACACTTCCTATATTATACCCGTTGCTCGCGGAGAAAGCGGACATATACCAGACTTCTAGTTAAAAATGTCCGTATAATGTGGGTGTACTCGTTTCGTAACAAAGGCCTGTGCCGCAACTTATTCCGCGCCTGTGCCAGAAGCTTAATGTCTCGAGTGAGAacaatactttattaaatcaCTACAAGTCTTCCAAATACGCGGTACTCCCAACTCCGTTACCGACACAAAATTTCACTTAAACGCACAACTTACTAGTCTGCTTCTCCATCTAGCAACGTTCCACAATCACATGACAGCCACCCGAACCAGAAACGGGCGGGGCCAAAGTGTCTCTTACCCGGACCCTTAAAGACTAACTGGTAGCAACCAATCAAAACTGAGCGGTAGCGACGCACTTTCAGTGAGAATAAAGCGAGTCAACCGCCGGTTTAGCGTGCTCAAggtgtattgtgtgtgtttatggtggTGCGTGAAATGTTTTCAGTAGATTTGTAGGCCGCACTGCTTGGTTTAATAATAACCTGCATAGCTGTGCTGGGAGAAGGTTTCTAGTTATGTGCTGCGATGGGGGAGGAGTGGAGGCTCACTGGAAGACATGGGGGCTCGGATACCTGTGATGGCGTCTAAAGCCGAGCTTAACAGCCTTAAGCGGGAGCTGTGATGCGATGCATTTGTCggttttaaagggacaatctaaTGCTAAAGTGGGTGTATTGCATGTTAGTTATGGGGGTgccaaagaaatactgcacccagactCCACTTACCCTTGGGCTCTTCCCTGGCCTGGCCTTGTCTGATTTATAATGTCTACGTTGTTTATATGATTGTCTGTACCCTTGATCTGCCTGAAAAACCAAATGATTTTGGAGCttctaatgaaaaaataactaaTTAAAGTACAATACTGTGAAAaattatttgccccttccctatttatgttatttgtttcagctaatccaaataattttatccccttaaccccttcgtgacaaaggctgattttattttttgtacccttcgtgacaatggccgttttaacatttctgcaaccatacactgctcaaaataataaagggaacacttaaacaacacaatgtaactcaaagtcaatcacacttctgtgaaatcacactgtccactcaggaagcaacactgatggacaatcaatttcacatgctgttgtgcaaatggaacagacaacaggtggaaattataggcaattagcaagacagcCCTAATAAAGGAGGGGTTCTGCAggggtgaccacagaccacttctcagttcctatgcttcctggctgatgttgtggtcacttttgaatgctggcggtgctttcgctctagtggtagcatgagacggagtctacaacccacacaagtggctcgggtagtgcagctcatctaggatggcacatcaatgcgagctgtggcaagaagttTTGCTGTGTCCctcagcgtagtgtccagagcatggaggtgctaccaggagacaggccagtatatcaggagacgtggaggagaccgtaggagggcaacaacccagcagcaggaccgctatctccgcctttgtgcaaggaggagcactgccagagccctgcaaaatgacctccagcaggccacaaatgtgcatgtgtccactcaaacggtcagaaacagactccatgagggtggtatgagggcccgacgtccacaggtgggggttgtgcttacagcccaacaccgtgcaggacgtttggcatttgccagagaacaccaggattggcatattcgccactggcgccctgtgctcttcacagatgaaagcaggttcacactgagcacatgtgacagacgtgacagagtctggagacgccatggagaacgttctgctgcctgcaacatcctccagcatgaccggtttggcggtgggtcagtaatggtgttGGGTGGCATTTCCTTGGGGGGctgcacagccctccatgtgcttgccagaggtagcctgactgccattaggtaccgagatgagatcctcagaccccttgtgagaccatatgctggtgcggttggccctgggttcctcctaatgcaagacaatgctagacctcatgtggctggagtgtgtcagcagttcctgcaggaggaaggcattgatgctatggaccggcctgcctgttccccagacctgaatccgattgagcacatctgggacatcatgtttcgctccatccaccaacgccacgttgcaccacagactgtccaggagttggtggatgctttagtccaggtctgggaggacatccctcaggagaccatccgcaacctcatcaggagcatgcccaggcattgtagggaggtcatgcgggcacgtggaggccacacacactactgagcctcattgtgacttgttttaaggacattacatcaaagttggatcagcctgtagtgtggttttccattttgattttgagtgtgactccatatccagacctccatgggttgataaatttgatttccattgagaatttttgtgtgattttgttgtcagcacattcaacgaTGTAAAGATGAAAGTATGTAATACGATTAGTtaattcattcagatctaggatgtgtaatcttagtgttccctttattattttgagcagtgtataaaccatgtatttactattaaaaaaaaagtataaaatatggtgaaaattttagaaaaaaatgactttttctaacttttagttgaaaaatcttttactcatctataaaaggtaatgaaaaaacctgctaaatagattctattattcgtcctgagtttagaaatacccaatgttttttttgcttttttctacacgttatagggcaataagtacaggtagcgttttgctatttcaaagccattttttccaaatctgctaattctccccccccccccatgtgccattttgggtatctttgaagccggtcaatgcaatttaccccatcaaatcatatatttttgaaaactagacaccccagggtatttcaaatgctagtattttaagtctttccatgcaccatatctaccaccggTCTTTTTCAAACTTcgtggtagtcatttgtttgccacacacattttagttcaggtatgaataaacaggttctggtatacatcactatcataaaacaccccaatatgtgttcagcaacatctcttgagtacagcgatacatcacatgaatgattttgcctggctgtttgagggggggggggcacatttggggcatgcgcatttttcaatgttgaactttggcatttggggatccactgcccatgccctgtttggtacatctttgagccgggccatttcagtgtggccaataaaaccatatatttttgaaaactagacaccctagggtattttaaatgctggtattttaactctttgcatgcacacattttaccacctgcatttttttcaaagtttgcagtagtattttttgtttgtatttttccccacacacctacttttatgtatgaatttacagctcctggtatatgccgctgtcacacgacaccccaatatgtgttaagcaacatctcctgagtgcatgggtttgtcattttttgggggaactaaaaggccacatttgggacgtgtgcatttttctaattggaaattagatgtgtgccccccccccgtgttaattgggacattgttgaacccggctaATTCAATATACCccatcaaattttaaaagtagacaccccatgggcatttaatatgccagtattttaactctctccatgcgagaattgttttaagctaatgtgctaatattaggacttgctcacaaaaatattttttataaatatatatatatatatatatatattttattttttttttgccttttttatttttttttttaatttgacatcagtgggaaattatttttaagttttactgcttttttaactcattttttctaattatttttttaatttatttttactaatcacattgtgattagaaagctgggctccattgacttgcatggttgaatgcagtacctgtattcaatctgcaagtggagccagtgttctctagagggtctggagaccatctagcgaactttttcaacttaattttttttttacagggcggccgccatcttgcagcTGGCGAAGTCACAcacgcagtggcggttgtgaccactctccagcggacgcccgttttaaaagcgtttaggaggttGACGCCCCTGGGGGGGCCAGACAAGTTTGAGGAGTCTCatcgttttttttaatctttattgcTGAATCAGGATGACTGTAttgctagggtgaccacattttatttctgccattccgGGACACAGTATGAAGCACATGGTTGGCCGattttttttcgattaatcagataattggattaataccaaaaaagttttactactaaattttaattcatgtaaacaattttttcatatttaataaaaactatgacaaaaatgcctcttgttatattttcttttatctgccaacctgcccccccccagttatgcacatctcactcCCAGCTtgcaactctgccccatatatgccttatacctcctatgtaCCAGAGATTACACTGTGCCCCCAATAtgcttatacctcctatatgccactgacatgccttatacccccctatatgccaccatgccccctgatatgccttacaccccaatatgccactgtgccccaatatgccttatacccccctatatgccactgtgccccaatatgccttatacccccctatatgccactgtgccctgatatgccttatagccccctaaatgccttatacccaataTGTCACTGATATGCCCTTTACCtcaatatgtcactgtgccccgatatgccttatacccccctatatgccaccatgccccctgatatgccttacacccccgatatgccaccatgcccccatatgccttatacccccctatatgccaccatgccccgatatgccttacacctccGATATCCCActgtgccccgtgatatgcctcatagcccctttatgccactgtgcctccctgatataagaaaaactgacagcgCTAAAATAGGcataaatatatgctttaataaatatagacaaaaaagaatagataatacacaatacaatataaatatatataaatatatggagaatacaaacaataaatcatattacagcaatcaaaaaataaaacacaaattaaagaatgcacagaCATAAATAATAGATCCcgaaaaaattctacctgcccccccaggggttaatatatcaacaaaagaaacacaggGCAAATAAGCATAAAATTAAGATAATACTCCATGCTTACCTTACCCAGTGTTGCTTACTTGctccatttttcttctgttgctatattaacccctggtggggcaggtagaagtgaagggaagtagggaggttgcgcacatcgcgcactaaaatccaaatcccctgcagcgctgcacgggacctggatcctctctggcagccagtaggggtctatatctatatacacgttagacatacatttttaactacataatatgtacttatccctttgaagtaaagactatgattgaaatatgatttcaaaataacagctaaactggcagtttctttaatgttagcccctactgccaatatatattaatattagatcctgctgtcgatatatattaatattagaccctgctgccaatacatatataaatattagcccctgctgtcgatatatattaattttagccCCTGAtgccaatatatacaaatattagaccctgctgcacaagcatttccttgggccccgtgccacactccctagcatgcaatcactccctctgctcctGCACCAgaaaataggtatagatcaaataaacaacacataaaacagcacttgcatttATAGAGCAaccgaataagacatacaaaccttatatttgcaggtacacataaataatgtatggaaacataccagctttgtatgtatagatcaattgaaattcacatgtgaactcagtactgaaggcatagaatcagacatacaaatcctgtatttgtaggtatacaataataatgtaaagaaacatagcactgcaggtatagatcaccaGAAGACAcaagcccagcattgcaggtatagaataACTGGAAATCACacgtaaactcagcactgagggtatagctcaaataaacacatggaaacggcattgcaggtattgatcaactgagtAAGACTAACAAaccccgtatttgcaggtatacataaataatgtatggaaacatagcaggtatagatcaacacaaccccagctttgtatgtatagatcaactggaattcacataaaaactcagcattaaaaggtatagataaaaccccctaaattacagacatagataATAGGccgcacaacccaaagccagctctggcattcacactgcccacatagaatctgaccagcacccagataacacacataggacttcccatctttgtctccaaacagcccagcatgagtcaactttgtccccaaacagcccatcatATACCATCTTTgttccataaacaccctgcctgagCCATCTTGGTCCGTGTTGTAGTTGTGGCCTGATtctaactttaaattatttaattaaggtaATCAGGGAAtcttaataacaataacatttatttaaccccttcaatcccagggggttttggtacctcaagtcccagagctattttgccatttttgcgctatgccggtccagcgattattctcttttcctgtgaataatgtacccatgtaaactatatattggtttttcaaggagagctagagctttcttttgataccatagttagatgattagctgaaaatttagaaagacaaatttagttaaaatagcgaaagtttgaaaaaaaaacacctaattttttataaattttccctctgaatcctcacaaaattaggtaaagtgattgAAAATCCCCTGCAAatgtatcaattcaggtgtcctgatttcagaaatacctaagttatatagattttccatacttttccagcacttatagggaacatactgtctgatcttcactgtttttattattattatatttatgtgtaccctgtttgaatgtggctgcagctccggccttcaaagtgacgatcctataatctggctggggctcttaatcagccagcacagccctgtctgcccagacggcacccgcactacaggggggataacacaggtgggggaacccattgtatcccttaatcccctcacctgatacatcccctgtataccgatgggatttgtgaggggatgtggctgatgagATTTGTGATGagatgtggctgataggattgggggttgggtttggtgcacagtgaatggagattgtatataagttctgtgtgtttgtaataaagagagttctgtttttaacctcaaagcatgaagtcctgtctcatgattgagggaagttctggtctgtgactgctttcttcggacagccacagcgtctccgcttactgggagagggaaggagcttacgggcggatgtgtccagtctggggcacaggacaaTCCGTCACACATAATATAAGGTGTACATTcttcgtagaatttttatgcttatggcttaatgggtttagggttgtgaatggggcaggagggttatacagGGTAGATTTTGTGTTAgagcaatgggatgtaaggatttttttttctttttattatctattatgtatgttgtttgtataatttttttatttttgtatttttatatgtatatatatatatatatatatatatatatatattttaaaaaatggttagaggtcctcttagggacctcttgaacatgttattaatgccagtgatgtcacaatgacatttttttacttatttattgtaatattttaatgatttttttatagcaaatgctctgaaaaatacccctcgtcttctaatcggggtcgtcttctaatcagacctcaaatagaggctaagatccagatcccccgcactgctgcaggggacctggatcctcctgtctacccccccccccatttaacaccccccccacacacacacttaccggtgctttctgctgtattgccggggcagcgggttggcgtctacgcgatccgtgtagacaacgtccgctgcagccggaaggaggtgtggctagcagcgggggtcgtctgcgtccgtcgcgcataccttccccgactgtcagagatcagagttccccgcaccggtgccaactccacctccttccggctgcagcggaaggagacgtcaacccgctgccccggcaatacagcaggaaattggaagcaccggtaagtgtgtgtgtgttaaatgggggcatagggcatttctggaatgccttatacccctatatgccactctggcacttagggggttaaaaggcatattatggggcagagtggcatatagggaggtataaggcatttcaggaggcagagtggtgttaagggggcatttaatagagcactctgcctcctgaaatgccttatacctccctatatgcaactctgccccataatatgccttttaaccccctaaatgccagagtggcatataggggtataaggcatttctggaggcagagtgctctatacaatgccttttaactcccttaatgccgctctgcctcctggaacgccttatacctccctatatgccactctgtcccataatatgcattttaaccccctaaatgccagaatgggatataggggtataaggcatttctggaggcagagtggcacatagggggtcaaaaggcataccatggggcacagtggcatatagagggttaaaaggcatatcatgggccacagtgccatattggtgtggcaagcctgggggcagatgtgcgtaactgggggacaggtaggaaaatacaaggaaataaaaacaaaaaaaaatatttttctcaatcatagcttttattaaaaaaatagtttacatgaattaacatttactggtaaaacttttttcctttagggtcgtcttatattcaggctttttctttttttcctaagttaatattcagattttggggggtcgtcttataatcagggtcgtcttataatcgatcaaatacggtacttcGCTTCGGTAGATGGTCAGCTTACAGAGGTGATGAAGAAACCCAGCAAAACAATATCAAGTGGAACTCCGTTGGTCAGAACGACTACTTGATGGAACGTGCTAAGGATTCTGATCTATAACCCAGAGAGCTTACAAACAGGTCTATGTGAAACCCTCTGGATCCAGGCACCGTCAAGCCCTGGATTGAAGTTCTACAAGCACATGGTGTATGATTctttttaaggtgttttttaCTATAGCAACCGTATCAATTGTAAACT
The nucleotide sequence above comes from Spea bombifrons isolate aSpeBom1 chromosome 10, aSpeBom1.2.pri, whole genome shotgun sequence. Encoded proteins:
- the LOC128467397 gene encoding glyoxal reductase-like — protein: MEKQTSFSETVTLNNGVTMPLLGLGTFHLRGLQDVTQSVDAALACGYRLFDTASVYRNEEELGHALHQLLPLHGLTRSDIFITSKLSPADLGKGAREACLRSLERLGCEYLDLYLIHWPGRQGWKSDDARNAKARQEAWKSMEDLYEARYIRAVGVSNYTETHLAELLTTCRVWPAVLQVEFHPWLPQKSLLNWCRENGVSLQAYSSLGCGDLLNKEEVKKVAKAHRKTTSQVLLRWALKQGVGVIPKSADPSRIKSNFDVWDFDLSEEDMQELSGDGKEHRYCWNPKGVA